Proteins found in one Malassezia vespertilionis chromosome 5, complete sequence genomic segment:
- a CDS encoding uncharacterized protein (COG:S; EggNog:ENOG503P3SB; BUSCO:EOG09264L06) gives MFSCVVAGRLPLPPPQQIDPTHAVFQLENAELINHLVVFMTGVQAFPEGYGATVHLMWPPEPGKEPHWQLLGSKPSAIFRIRDPKHAGSSAPCSATLGVSIETLPSIELQMQELGQSQPMSGAVVLSKTTEQAHTADAAQLAGPIAQNLFAYLSSFAPDSAPQAVPLLQKWLDAFQRKLQAQGVQFLRRIDNS, from the exons ATGTTCTCGTGCGTCGTCGCGGGCCGGCTGCCGCTCCCGCCACCGCAGCAGATCGATCCGACGCACGCCGTGTTCCAGCTGGAGAATGCAGAGCTGATCAACCATCTTGTTGTGTTTATGACAGGGGTACAGGCGTTCCCCGAGGGCTACGGCGCGACAGTGCATCTCATGTGGCCGCCAGAGCCTGGCAAAGAGCCGCACTGGCAGCTGCTTGGATC CAAGCCTTCTGCGATATTCCGGATCCGGGATCCCAAGCATGCAGGGAGCTCggcgccatgctcggcgacgcTCGGGGTTAGTATCGAGACCTTGCCCAGCATCGAGCTGCAGATGCAGGAGTTGGGGCAGTCGCAGCCCATGTCCGGAGCTGTGGTCTTGTCCAAGACCACCGAGCAGGCACATACGGCcgatgctgcacagctcgcgGGACCGATTG CGCAAAACCTATTTGCATACCTATCGTCGTTTGCGCCAGattctgcgccgcaggcagTGCCCCTATTGCAAAAATGGCTCGATGctttccagcgcaagctgcaggcgcaaggcGTGCAGTTTTTACGCCGCATTGACAATAGCTAG
- a CDS encoding uncharacterized protein (EggNog:ENOG503NYHW; COG:S), whose protein sequence is MARPEYIIEHMEEEEPDAPANFPPWALLEYRHMLYHVGEGSTVHFTSLSQASLDELAKAFAAPLPTLTQKRAKFELHAKSVTTLAKERGWAMKYICLLDPKAPYALSVADAGVHPSSVAHDHPFTHFLFGGILGDHPPRDRTASLRELGFPSRHLGSVQMSTDTALGVTKRVVEDGLRLGLAELTGQDKADTQLDGVAALTWVDRPTLEFGRGESVRTLFC, encoded by the coding sequence atggcgcgcccCGAATACATTATCGAGCACatggaggaggaggagccGGATGCTCCGGCAAACTTTCCTCCTTGGGCGCTCCTCGAGTACCGCCATATGCTGTACCACGTCGGCGAAGGCTCGACCGTGCACTTTACCTCGCTATCGCAGGCctcgctcgacgagctcgccaaagcatttgcggcgccgctgcccaCCTTGACGCAGAAACGGGCGAAATTTGAGCTGCACGCCAAGTCTGTCACCACCCTGGCCAAGGAGCGTGGATGGGCTATGAAGTACATCTGTCTCTTGGACCCAAAGGCACCGTACGCACTCTCGGTCGCGGATGCGGGTGTACATCCATCGTCGGTCGCACACGACCATCCCTTTACCCACTTTCTGTTTGGCGGCATCCTCGGGGACCATCCACCGCGGGACCGCACCGcgtctttgcgcgagctcggTTTCCCGTCGCGTCACCTTGGCAGCGTGCAAATGTCGACCGATACCGCACTCGGCGTGACCAAGCGCGTGGTCGAGGACGGcttgcgccttggccttgCCGAGCTTACGGGCCAGGACAAGGCCGATACGCAGCTGgacggcgtcgctgctttGACCTGGGTCGATCGTCCCACCCTTGAATTCGGGCGTGGAGAATCGGTACGTACGCTGTTTTGCTAA
- a CDS encoding uncharacterized protein (TransMembrane:5 (i21-38o44-65i103-123o143-166i260-282o)) — MSSAPYRALVKQAMRPRQERILFLATLTAYTLLCASILSPRALFSHGVAIGTALWVVLIVLPMLLRRRTALIFHAPRHFKPGYTSRGAHCVSLLRSTYVWREMSLHAAFAVASAVCIAATATHTFGWDAALAPMHFVASHGTYYIQESFLVFLLHAAFIGAVFAFCEAARTPAGCRNLPPFDPAVVMHGGVSLRVRFFGVLAQRISRTFLLPLSTLLPFALYVLCRDAFWERVLQLVGIESILRRFVVPSFRTPFHPMLVFVRVLLPVAAILALFVTTYTLFDVYWSHPLPILSDRARDPNAALLAGLNDTQPFFAAHAFSELARIALYDPKRRKIIFDDVQRQHGRPVAWTGIYLACTHALDNFLKGETKRVPLQPKRDAPSSQPATIWQALAQPPAKAPEQLRNALPLAAPTQTGVSLVQIVHMTLCIAGAVAKRMWSMVPSDAKHALVPQALALFFAAPSPALELNDRLMAQRAFVAWSAIALNHLAQASITEDRYGCVQNDLGGMVQSLVGAHERLLGVQRHIELTALDADNQLVREARVVRNALEQAGDAATFSTAYAPCYNELQSTWQASYATLDTMLSGSARQILHTFAPFGVESVDRR, encoded by the coding sequence ATGTCCAGTGCGCCGTACCGCGCGCTGGTGAAGCAGGCCATGCGCCCGCGGCAGGAGCGCATCCTGTTCCTAGCTACCCTCACTGCCTACACGCTACTGTGCGCAAGCATTTTGTCCCCACGTGCGCTATTCTCGCACGGCGTCGCGATAGGGACGGCGTTGTGGGTGGTGTTGATTGTGCTGCcgatgctgctgcggcggcgcaccgcgcttatattccatgcgccgcggcattTCAAGCCAGGCTACACATCGCGTGGTGCACACTGCGTATCTCTTTTACGGAGCACATACGTATGGCGCGAAATgtcgctgcacgctgcgtttgcTGTGGCAAGTGCAgtgtgcattgcagccACCGCGACACACACGTTTGGatgggacgctgcgctAGCGCCGATGCATTTTGTGGCATCACACGGCACGTACTATATCCAGGAATCGTTTCTTGTCTTCCTCCTCCATGCCGCGTTCATTGGCGCAGTGTTCGCATTTTgcgaggcggcgcggaCGCCCGCTGGGTGCAGGAATTTGCCGCCGTTCGACCCCGCGGTTGTTATGCACGGGGGTGTATCGCTCCGTGTGCGCTTctttggcgtgcttgcacagcgcattTCGCGCACGTTTCTGCTGCCGCTCTCGACGTTGCTGCCGTTTGCCTTGTATGTGCTTTGCCGCGATGCATTCTGggagcgtgtgctgcagctAGTGGGGATTGAAAGCATACTCCGCCGCTTTGTTGTACCCTCGTTCCGCACACCGTTTCACCCGATGCTTGTCTTTGTAAGGGTGCTGCTGCCGGTAGCTGCCATCCTGGCCTTGTTTGTGACCACGTATACTTTGTTTGACGTGTATTGGTCGCATCCGCTGCCGATTCTCTCGgaccgtgcgcgcgatccaAATGCGGCGTTGCTTGCGGGCCTAAACGATACACAGCCGttttttgcggcgcatgcgtttagcgagctcgcgcgcattgcctTGTACGAtccaaagcggcgcaagatCATCTTTGacgatgtgcagcgccaacATGGACGTCCAGTGGCATGGACGGGTATATACCTCGCATGCACGCATGCGCTAGACAACTTTCTCAAGGGCGAGACGAAACGTGTGCCTCTGCAGCCCAAACGCGACGCACCCTCTTCGCAGCCTGCGACGATTTGGCAAGCGCTCGCTCAGCCCCCCGCCAAGGCGCCCGAGCAATTGCGAAACGCActgccgcttgctgcgcccACACAGACGGGCGTATCGCTGGTACAGATTGTGCACATGACGCTCTGTATTGCAGGCGCGGTGGCAAAGCGGATGTGGTCGATGGTGCCGAGCGATGCAAAgcatgcgcttgtgccACAGGccctcgcgctcttttttgccgcgccgtcgcccgCACTCGAGCTCAACGATCGGCtcatggcgcagcgtgctttTGTTGCATGGTCGGCCATCGCACTGAACCATCTTGCACAGGCAAGCATCACCGAGGACCGGTACGGCTGCGTGCAAAACGATCTGGGAGGCATGGTGCAATCGCTTGTTGGAGCACACGAGCGTCTGCTtggtgtgcagcgccacaTCGAGCTGACGGCGCTCGACGCAGACAACCAGCTTGTGCGagaggcgcgcgtcgtgcggaATGCGCTTGAACAGGCAGGGGACGCAGCAACGTTTAGCACAGCCTATGCACCGTGTTACAATGAGCTACAGTCGACATGGCAAGCGTCGTACGCAACCCTGGATACCATGCTTAGCGGAAGTGCGCGGCAGATTTTGCATACGTTTGCGCCGTTCGGAGTAGAGAGCGTAGACAGGAGATAG
- the THR4 gene encoding threonine synthase (EggNog:ENOG503NVIE; BUSCO:EOG09261B6Y; COG:E): MQYISTRGGDERVTFEEAVFRGLAQNGGLFIPERIPSLPEGWEKSWATLSYVELCHRVLSLFIPPTAEEGGIASADLYEIIDRSYSTFRDPQVAPLTHVTEREWCLELWHGPTFAFKDIALQLLGNLFEYFLKRRNEGRAENDKETITVVGATSGDTGSAAIAGLRSKEHIQIFILHPYRRVSAVQNAQMTTVLDENVHNLAVDGTFDDCQDIVKALFGDKTFNDKYKLGAVNSINWARILSQIVYYFYAFFTLKEKEPALDMRTVQYVVPTGNFGDILAGYYAKRLGVPMEILIAATNSNDILQRFWATGRYEKRATHQSSSSQFVSETLSPAMDILVSSNFERLLWYLAHDTDMESSDEAHRAQKAGAQVASSMSKLKTKGAFSVSPEEHKLARHDFVSFRASDEETKETIRKYYAIKRDEGKYLVDPHTAVGFNAANKAAVHEHTTQIILSTAHPAKFRESVLAAVADPRDLPLAENLFDQYVIPPELRGMLELPRRFTRVCVADAPQNAGPTQFDKLLARTKQIIEEQSF; the protein is encoded by the coding sequence ATGCAGTACATCAGCACACGAGGCGGCGACGAGCGTGTCACCTTCGAAGAAGCGGTGTTTCGAGGTCTAGCTCAGAATGGCGGCCTGTTTATTCCAGAGAGAATACCTTCATTGCCGGAAGGCTGGGAGAAGTCGTGGGCTACGCTGAGCTACGTCGAGTTGTGCCACCGGGTCCTATCGCTCTTTATCCCCCCCACAGCGGAGGAGGGTGGTATTGCCTCTGCGGATTTGTACGAGATTATTGATCGCTCGTACTCCACCTTCCGCGATCCGCAAGTGGCGCCGCTCACGCACGTCACGGAGCGCGAGTGGTGCTTGGAGCTGTGGCATGGCCCCACGTTTGCCTTCAAAGAcattgcgctccagctTCTCGGCAACCTGTTTGAGTACTTTCTGAAGCGCCGGAACGAGGGACGTGCGGAGAACGACAAGGAAACCATCACCGTTGTTGGCGCAACCAGTGGCGATACGggcagcgctgcgatcGCTGGCCTTCGGTCCAAAGAGCACATCCAAATTTTTATCCTGCACCCCTACCGCCGTGTGAGTGCTGTACAAAACGCGCAGATGACTACGGTCCTTGACGAGAATGTGCACAATCTCGCGGTCGACGGCACGTTTGACGATTGCCAGGATATTGTCAAGGCGTTGTTTGGCGACAAGACGTTCAACGACAAGTACAAACTCGGCGCGGTAAACAGCATCAACTGGGCTCGTATTCTCTCGCAGATCGTGTACTACTTCTATGCGTTCTTTACGCTCAAGGAGAAAGAGCCGGCGCTCGACATGCGTACGGTCCAGTACGTCGTTCCCACGGGCAACTTTGGCGACATTTTGGCCGGGTACTatgccaagcgcctcggcgtgcCCATGGAAATCCTCATTGCTGCCACCAACAGCAACGACATTCTCCAGCGGTTCTGGGCGACGGGTAGGTACGAGAAACGCGCCACGCATCAAAGCAGCTCGTCCCAATTCGTCTCGGAGACGCTCAGTCCTGCCATGGACATTCTGGTCTCGTCCAACTTTGAGCGTCTTCTCTGGTACCTCGCACACGACACGGACATGGAATcgagcgacgaggcgcatcgcgcccaAAAGGCCGGCGCGCAGGTCGCGTCCTCCATGAGCAAGCTCAAAACCAAAGGCGCATTTTCCGTCTCGCCCGAGGAGCACAAGCTTGCCCGGCACGATTTCGTGTCCTTCCGTGCGTCTGATGAGGAGACCAAGGAGACGATCCGCAAGTACTACGCAATCAAACGCGACGAGGGCAAGTACCTTGTCGATCCGCACACCGCCGTCGGATTCAACGCTGCAAACAAGGCTGCCGTGCACGAGCACACGACGCAGATCATTCTCTCCACGGCCCACCCCGCCAAGTTTAGAGAGTCAGTGCTTGCCGCCGTTGCGGATCCCCGCGATTTGCCTCTCGCCGAGAACCTCTTTGACCAGTACGTCATTCCTCCGGAGCTGCGTGGGATGCTCGAGcttccgcgccgcttcaCACGCGTTTGCGTTGCGGATGCACCGCAGAATGCGGGCCCGACGCAGTTCGACAAGCTTCTTGCACGCACCAAACAGATTATCGAGGAGCAGAGTTTCTAA
- the FMN1 gene encoding riboflavin kinase (EggNog:ENOG503P3XM; BUSCO:EOG092659OC; COG:H) — protein MAGRTRPDVCGPAVPEAPYPVYLDGLVEHGFGRGGKKLNTPTANLPLSSQHAVAESTRLAETGIYYGFAQLDVPNGESIYPPVDAKVYPMVMSFGYNPHFANKDKTIEVHVMHGYAADFYGKGMRAIVLGYIRPELKYDSLEALIADIEKDKQVGIASLERPAYTKYIQDPFFRQS, from the coding sequence ATGGCCGGACGCACGAGGCCGGACGTGTGTGGCCCAGCAGTGCCTGAGGCGCCGTACCCTGTCTATCTCGATGGCCTCGTAGAGCATGGGTTTGGGCGTGGTGGCAAGAAACTGAACACGCCGACTGCGAACCTGCCGCTCTCGTCGCAGCACGCCGTTGCCGAATCTACGCGGCTCGCCGAGACGGGCATTTACTATGgctttgcgcagctggacgTGCCGAATGGCGAGTCCATCTATCCGCCAGTGGACGCAAAGGTGTATCCGATGGTTATGAGCTTTGGATACAACCCACATTTTGCGAACAAGGACAAGACGATCGAGGTGCATGTCATGCACGGGTACGCTGCTGACTTTTACGGCAAAGGTATGCGCGCCATCGTGCTGGGATATATCCGCCCAGAGTTGAAGTACGATTCGCTGGAGGCATTGATTGCGGATATTGAGAAGGATAAGCAGGTGGGAATTGCGTCGTTGGAGCGCCCAGCGTACACGAAGTACATCCAAGACCCTTTTTTTAGGCAGTCGTAG
- the RBK1 gene encoding ribokinase (COG:G; EggNog:ENOG503NX2B), with product MPPAACLVRSSVNIDETFQVPHIVKLGETISSSGFVSRPGGKGANVAAALSLAGAQVTMLGAVGTDAEWPLMYLEERGVDTRHVYRSKTDPTGRAFIQIAADGENSIVLLQGANYVRSDAIDDPAAWMGKCTHLMLQNEIPLEVTVAYAAAAQARKEQGEARLVTAFNPSPMLSAAEIKTFPWGGIDVLIVNEGEAADMLRAMTGKDESTSAPAEALAALPALAQVTWIVVTRGSHGSAASVQLKKERIYLEVPAHRAANVVNTTGAGDTFTGYLVAGLMDAYTNNAQWTRELIDTVLHRASVASSMAVEKDGAMESMPSRAAVDAVVQ from the exons ATGCCCCCAGCAGCGTGTCtggtgcgcagcagtgTGAATATCGACGAGACGTTCCAAG TGCCGCATATCGTTAAACTGGGCGAGACGATTTCGTCCAGCGGATTTGTTTCGCGGCCCGGCGGAAAAGGTGCCAACgttgcggcggcgctgagcCTTGCAGGAGCGCAGGTCACCATGCTCGGTGCGGTCGGCACGGATGCTGAGTGGCCGCTCATGTATCTGGAGGAGCGTGGTGTGGACACGCGCCATGTCTACCGCTCCAAGACCGATCCTACGGGCCGTGCGTTTATTCAAATTGCCGCAGACGGCGAGAATTCCATCGTGCTGCTCCAAGGCGCGAATTATGTGCGCTCCGATGCCATCGACGACCCTGCAGCGTGGATGGGAAAGTGTACACACCTCATGCTCCAGAACGAGATTCCACTCGAGGTAACTGTTGCGTatgccgccgcggcgcaggctaGGAAAGAGCAAggcgaggcgcgcctcgtcacTGCGTTCAACCCCAGCCCGATGCTCTCGGCTGCAGAGATCAAAACGTTTCCGTGGGGCGGAATTGATGTGCTGATTGTGAACGAGGGCGAGGCTGCAGATATGCTGCGTGCAATGACCGGTAAGGACGAgagcacaagcgcgccggcaGAGGCACTCGCGGCATTGCCTGCGTTAGCGCAGGTCACCTGGATCGTTGTCACGCGCGGGAGCCATGGCTCCGCAGCCTCTGTCCAGCTAAAAAAAGAGCGTATCTACCTAGAGGTTcctgcgcaccgcgcggccAACGTCGTGAATACGACGGGCGCTGGCGATACATTCACTGGATATCTCGTAGCGGGGCTTATGGATGCGTACACGAACAATGCCCAGTGGACTCGCGAACTGATTGATActgtgctgcaccgcgcaagTGTCGCTTCGTCCATGGCAGTGGAAAAAGACGGCGCGATGGAGAGCATGCCATCCAGGGCGGCAGTCGATGCTGTGGTGCAGTAA
- a CDS encoding uncharacterized protein (EggNog:ENOG503NY59; COG:S), whose translation MTPRKKRANELDAAQCTRVVRGTVTPSRASRFFLPQTPPARKHPSTPPLSIHCSTPYMATPTSPHTPSDAEYPVSPSLGRKKQRVFALHDTLPPIPRRSVSTALWAMRTRTPMHGMPMRSMALPYSTRTDTYLGSFSPHRCGYRIASLHPHETATPLAAAHMHGSSAADGIPCVAVGDDEGRVHLLDTSVDPDAIHSAVRHSATLLEASVFALQWRADDCVLAVGGSDYSVSVWDIAHSVCVASYDRHQGSPRALAWDPSAPSMLASGARDGDMYIWDVRMRDPALYIARAHARSGKHRAGVTSVAFLQDRAVASTCSENGVVKLWDLRHAKACASSADVSQRGVARNTRAHGLSDLVYAPSRARLYASCTDGCIYTLDASLLPDPWGRTEPIAYFSEAQGQNTLYARMALHQERFLALGCNSGDVVLWDTCAPLSAADSARRVATNAAVLPRAHETNVEVNSVSWGMSAHGMQLVSACDDGTLQLWRSEKEELCKFSG comes from the coding sequence AtgacgccgcgcaagaaacgTGCAAATGAGcttgatgcggcgcagtgtacacgcgtcgtgcgcggcactgtAACTCCCAGccgtgcgtcgcgcttctttttgCCCCAAACGCCCccggcgcgcaagcatccCAGCACGCCGCCCCTATCTATTCACTGCTCGACGCCGTACATGGCTACTCCCACATCTCCGCACACACCCAGCGATGCAGAGTACCCCGTATCGCCGAGTCTTGGGCGGAAAAAACAGCGCGTCTTTGCTTTGCATGATACACTGCCACCGAtcccacggcgcagcgtctccacggcgctgtgggcgatgcgcacTCGCACGCCGATGCATGGCatgccgatgcgcagcatggcgctCCCCTATTCCACACGTACCGATACCTACCTGGGGTCTTTTTCCCCTCACCGCTGTGGATACCGCATCGCATCGCTCCATCCGCACGAAACGGCGACGCCGCTTGCGGCTGCGCACATGCATGgatcgagcgccgcagacgGAATTCCATGTGTGGCCGTCGGTGATGACGAAGGGCGTGTACATCTGCTGGATACGTCTGTCGATCCCGACGCTATCCATTCCGCGGTGCGGCACTCTGCGACGCTTCTGGAAGCGTCTGTCTTCGCCttgcaatggcgcgcggaCGATTGTGTGTTAGCTGTGGGCGGCAGTGACTATAGCGTATCCGTGTGGGACATTGCGCATTCGGTGTGTGTCGCGTCCTACGACCGCCACCAGGGGAGCCCGCGTGCACTTGCGTGGgacccaagcgcgccgagcatgcttgcgagcggtgcgcgcgatggagaTATGTATATATGGGAtgtgcgcatgcgcgatccagcgctgtacattgcacgcgcacatgcacgcTCCGGAAAGCATCGCGCCGGTGTGACTTCCGTCGCCTTTCTCCAGgaccgcgccgtggcgaGTACGTGCAGCGAGAATGGCGTCGTGAAGCTGTGGGATTTGCGGCACGCCAAGGCGTGTGCTTCGAGTGCCGACGTttcgcagcgcggcgttgcgcgcaatACTCGCGCACATGGCCTTTCGGACCTTGTGTatgcgccgagccgcgcgcgtctttACGCATCGTGCACAGACGGCTGTATATACACGCTCGATGCCTCTCTCTTACCGGACCCATGGGGCCGGACCGAGCCGATCGCTTACTTTAGCGAGGCGCAGGGGCAAAATACGCTGTACGCACgcatggcgctgcaccaGGAGCGGTTCCTCGCGCTTGGCTGCAATTCGGGCGATGTCGTGCTGTGGGACAcatgtgcgccgctttctgCGGCAGATagtgctcggcgcgttgCGACAAATGCAGCGGTgcttcctcgcgcgcacgaAACCAATGTCGAGGTGAATAGCGTGTCGTGGGGCATGAGTGCCCACGGCATGCAGCTTGTGTCTGCATGCGATGATGGGACGCTGCAGCTATGGCGCAGCGAGAAAGAAGAGCTGTGCAAATTTAGTGGGTAG
- a CDS encoding uncharacterized protein (EggNog:ENOG503P27J; COG:S; TransMembrane:4 (o542-567i579-597o617-639i742-760o)), with translation MAAVWTSRVRVAQKLVRGARALHQLPPAPPVLAEGCEPFLSKRTASLLWTQWQAGLLQRLNDEVKGTPNATESVVETVLSTARDRSKVLAFNSASLALNNSFFLTGLVPKSRQPNADYAQPSTHAGVVPTFYGKTLATAIADQYGSLPQLKLAFASAAMGTVSNGYIWLVKDEHGRLGIVPTFGAGTVLVHQRQQRMPQGLEGSVQDGQQEEATDTKEEPRTPSRFDSLAHASGSGVLGDQLYPLFCVSIFEHAWLGDYGFWGKERYLTNFWECVNWERAEQLWGADPSPTFKRTRPLRSATIDTDVKSPSNFRITSTLATSAGRAAAYAAQSIVEAMARSFSPTFQHAASLFDSPTTSSPSQVVSFTDMIGEPTASPGVQLHAKQRAAVAALHKPSRRNISSTERFQRAAPSRADSDGARIRVASRGHEEIVARHTFGPANDSVGEHTIPMGSAIFAPQARRGALYLHADRPRRHARAQGQRVWLDDLRHTFKTLLGALRAMLHPRQLLTRQMLYWDEAFRDPETGARSWNPPWFEAYIPFIIWLGVSVTSTVIVVIFHTAVFSTLDALSVSLREWGVVGRILFGIMIFLTTFPPLPLYSTLVILSGFAFGMWQGFVVSYVAALLGALVVFVSSRSLLHSWMVRLMRRSGGLGKVVRAIEKAPKLLFLVRLAPYPYNLLNVLLASSSVLSLRTYMICTALALPKLIVHTALGASIKSFAEYESTPGASDAEQSSAKSMKHAAGFVGIALCIGIFLYLYGATARAVDDLDDKQEYELLSHDTDELLSSDDLEYEPQSAPVLPATPTPSKPHTSMPMAGPSGATPVSYAAYPMFQTDTPAYAPSLLAPANHQPFRHHASVSIADQIAAMERVAEDGHGQGTDFI, from the exons ATGGCCGCTGTGTGGAcctcgcgcgtgcgcgtggcGCAGAAGCTCGTGCGTGGagcgcgtgctttgcacCAGCTGCCACCTGCACCACCTGTGCTAGCAGAAGGATGCGAGCCGTTCCTATCGAAGcgcaccgcgtcgctgctgtGGACCCAGTGGCAGGCCGGGCTCCTGCAGCGACTCAACGACGAAGTCAAAGGCACGCCGAATGCGACAGAATCGGTGGTCGAGACGGTGctgagcacggcgcgtgaCCGGTCAAAAGTGCTTGCGTTCAATAGCGCATCCCTCGCGCTGAACAACAGTTTTTTCCTCACGGGTCTTGTGCCGAAATCAAGGCAGCCGAATGCAGACTATGCACAGCCATCGACGCATGCCGGCGTGGTCCCTACATTCTACGGCAAGACGCTGGCCACTGCGATTGCCGACCAGTACGGCTCGCTCCCGCAGCTGAAACTCGCGTTTGCATCGGCTGCCATGGGCACCGTCTCGAACGGATATATATGGCTTGTGAAGGACGAGCACGGACGGCTTGGCATTGTGCCGACGTTTGGCGCAGGCACCGTCCTTGTCCaccagcgccagcagcgcatgccgcaGGGCTTGGAAGGGAGTGTCCAGGACGGCCAGCAAGAGGAGGCTACAGACACAAAAGAGGAACCACGCACACCGAGCCGCTTTGACAGCCTTGCACACGCCTCCGGCTCCGGCGTGCTTGGGGACCAGCTATACCCCTTGTTCTGCGTGAGCATCTTCGAGCACGCATGGCTCGGCGACTACGGATTTTGGGGAAAAGAGCGCTACTTGACCAACTTTTGGGAGTGTGTCAACTgggagcgcgccgagcagctttGGGGCGCAGACC CTTCGCCCACATTTAAACGCACGCGGCCTCTCCGCAGTGCCACGATTGACACAGACGTCAAGTCCCCTTCAAATTTCCG CATTACGTCCACGCTAGCAACCAGTGCGG gccgcgctgcagcgtatGCGGCACAGAGCATCGTCGAAGCAATGGCACGCTCCTTTTCTCCCACATTCCAGCACGCGGCGTCGCTATTCGACTCGCCGACTACCTCCTCGCCGAGCCAGGTGGTCTCGTTTACCGACATGATCGGCGAGCCCACTGCATCCCCCGGTGTACAGCTGCACGCAAAACAGCGCGCGGCCGTCGCGGCACTGCACAAGCCGTCGCGGCGGAATATTTCAAGCACGGAACGattccagcgcgcagcgccgtccaGGGCCGAtagcgacggcgcgcggattCGTGTGGCTTCGCGCGGCCACGAAGAGATTgttgcgcggcacacaTTTGGCCCTGCTAATGATTCTGTAGGCGAGCACACAATACCGATGGGCTCGGCGAttttcgcgccgcaggcgcgacgcggcgcattgtaTCTACACGCCGATCGCCCTCgtcggcacgcgcgcgcccaagGACAGCGCGTGTGGCTTGACGATCTGCGGCACACATTCAAAACGCTCTTGGGTGCTctgcgtgcgatgctgcacCCCCGTCAGCTGCTCACACGCCAAATGCTGTACTGGGACGAGGCTTTCCGCGACCCCGAAACCGGCGCGCGATCATGGAATCCTCCGTGGTTTGAGGCGTACATCCCGTTTATCATCTGGCTGGGGGTGAGTGTAACGAGTACGGTGATTGTCGTCATCTTTCATACGGCGGTCTTTAGCACGCTGGACGCCTTGTCGGtatcgctgcgcgagtgGGGCGTCGTGGGGCGCATATTGTTTGGCATCATGATATTTTTGACCACGTTTCCTCCGCTGCCGCTTTACTCCACGCTTGTAATCCTCTCTGGGTTTGCGTTTGGGATGTGGCAGGGGTTTGTTGTGAGCTatgtcgcggcgctgctcggcgcactTGTGGTGTTTGTCTCGAGCCGCTCGCTTTTGCACAGCTGGATGGTGCGCctgatgcggcgcagcggcgggcTCGGCAAGGTAGTGCGTGCGATTGAAAAAGCGCCCAAGCTCTTGTTTCTTGTACGCTTGGCACCGTATCCGTACAATCTACTCAACGTGCTCCtcgcgagctcgagcgtACTGTCATTGCGCACATATATGATATGCACCGCACTTGCACTGCCAAAACTAATTGTGCATACGGCGCTGGGAGCATCGATCAAAAGCTTTGCCGAATACGAGAGCACACCAGGGGCCAGCGACGCCGAGCAGTCCTCTGCAAAATCAATGAAGCACGCAGCGGGTTTTGTTGGGATCGCGCTTTGTATTGGCATCTTTTTGTACCTTTACGGCGCCACGGCACGCGCTGTGGACGACTTGGACGACAAGCAAGAATACGAGTTACTCTCTCACGATACGGACGAACTACTTTCTTCCGACGACTTGGAATACGagccgcaaagcgcgccggtGCTGCCGGCAACTCCGACGCCAAGCAAGCCCCATACGTCGATGCCCATGGCGGGACCGtctggcgcgacgccggTATCGTACGCCGCATACCCCATGTTTCAAACAGACACTCCTGCGTACGCACCGAGCCTCTTGGCGCCGGCAAACCACCAGCCGTTCCGACACCACGCAAGTGTCTCAATTGCGGACCAAATCGCCGCAATGGAGCGCGTGGCTGAGGATGGGCATGGGCAGGGCACGGATTTTATTTAA